Proteins encoded together in one Oncorhynchus mykiss isolate Arlee chromosome 7, USDA_OmykA_1.1, whole genome shotgun sequence window:
- the LOC110528118 gene encoding 5'-AMP-activated protein kinase subunit gamma-1 isoform X2: protein MKSHRCYDLVPTSSKLVVFDTSLQVKKAFFALVSNGVRAAPLWDSKKQCFVGMLTITDFINILHRYYKSPLVQIYELEEHKIETWREVYLQDSFKPLVSISPNASLYDAVSSLLKNKIHRLPVVDPLTGNTLYILTHKRILKFLKLFISEMAKPAFLGQTLEELGIGTFHKIAVVRSDTPLYTALGIFVDQRVSALPVVDDNGRVVDIYSKFDVINLAAEKMYNNLDVTVTKALQHRSQYFEGVLTCNTHDTLESIINRLVEAEVHRLVVVDEQEVVKGIVSLSDILQALVLTNEEAD, encoded by the exons ATGAAGTCTCATCGGTGCTATGACTTGGTCCCTACCAGCTCCAAGTTGGTGGTGTTCGATACTTCACTACAG GTAAAGAAGGCGTTTTTCGCTCTGGTGTCCAATGGGGTGAGAGCAGCGCCACTCTGGGACAGTAAGAAGCAGTGTTTTGTAG GTATGCTGACCATCACAGACTTTATCAACATCCTCCATCGCTACTACAAGTCTCCTTTG GTGCAGATATATGAGCTGGAGGAGCACAagatagagacatggagag AAGTCTACCTTCAAGACTCCTTCAAGCCCCTCGTCAGCATATCCCCTAACGCAAG TCTGTATGATGCTGTATCGTCTCTGCTGAAGAATAAGATCCACAGACTGCCTGTGGTCGACCCTCTGACAGGGAACACCCTATACATCCTCACGCACAAGAGGATCCTGAAGTTCCTCAAGCTCTTT ATATCGGAGATGGCAAAACCTGCCTTCTTAGGCCAGACTCTAGAAGAGCTTGGCATCGGAACATTCCATAAGATTGCAGTGGTGCGTTCTGACACACCCCTCTACACAGCACTGGGAATCTTTGTGGACCAGAGAGTGTCTGCCTTGCCTGTCGTCGATGACAACG gacgAGTGGTGGACATTTACTCCAAATTTGATGTCATT AACCTAGCAGCAGAGAAGATGTACAACAACCTGGATGTGACTGTGACCAAAGCTTTACAGCACCGCTCTCAGTATTTTGAGGGAGTGCTCACCTGCAACACACACGACACACTGGAGTCCATCATCAACAGACTGGTGGAGGCAGAG gtGCACAGGCTGGTGGTGGTTGATGAGCAGGAGGTGGTGAAGGGCATCGTCTCTCTCTCAGACATCCTCCAGGCACTGGTTCTCACTAATGAAGAAGCAGACTAA
- the LOC110528118 gene encoding 5'-AMP-activated protein kinase subunit gamma-1 isoform X1, protein MECIPLAVDDVDCKKEPLLGDPDYNVYTRFMKSHRCYDLVPTSSKLVVFDTSLQVKKAFFALVSNGVRAAPLWDSKKQCFVGMLTITDFINILHRYYKSPLVQIYELEEHKIETWREVYLQDSFKPLVSISPNASLYDAVSSLLKNKIHRLPVVDPLTGNTLYILTHKRILKFLKLFISEMAKPAFLGQTLEELGIGTFHKIAVVRSDTPLYTALGIFVDQRVSALPVVDDNGRVVDIYSKFDVINLAAEKMYNNLDVTVTKALQHRSQYFEGVLTCNTHDTLESIINRLVEAEVHRLVVVDEQEVVKGIVSLSDILQALVLTNEEAD, encoded by the exons ATGGAGTGT ATTCCACTTGCTGTTGATGATGTGGATTGTAAAAAGGAGCCACTTCTAGGAG ACCCAGATTATAATGTCTACACCCGGTTTATGAAGTCTCATCGGTGCTATGACTTGGTCCCTACCAGCTCCAAGTTGGTGGTGTTCGATACTTCACTACAG GTAAAGAAGGCGTTTTTCGCTCTGGTGTCCAATGGGGTGAGAGCAGCGCCACTCTGGGACAGTAAGAAGCAGTGTTTTGTAG GTATGCTGACCATCACAGACTTTATCAACATCCTCCATCGCTACTACAAGTCTCCTTTG GTGCAGATATATGAGCTGGAGGAGCACAagatagagacatggagag AAGTCTACCTTCAAGACTCCTTCAAGCCCCTCGTCAGCATATCCCCTAACGCAAG TCTGTATGATGCTGTATCGTCTCTGCTGAAGAATAAGATCCACAGACTGCCTGTGGTCGACCCTCTGACAGGGAACACCCTATACATCCTCACGCACAAGAGGATCCTGAAGTTCCTCAAGCTCTTT ATATCGGAGATGGCAAAACCTGCCTTCTTAGGCCAGACTCTAGAAGAGCTTGGCATCGGAACATTCCATAAGATTGCAGTGGTGCGTTCTGACACACCCCTCTACACAGCACTGGGAATCTTTGTGGACCAGAGAGTGTCTGCCTTGCCTGTCGTCGATGACAACG gacgAGTGGTGGACATTTACTCCAAATTTGATGTCATT AACCTAGCAGCAGAGAAGATGTACAACAACCTGGATGTGACTGTGACCAAAGCTTTACAGCACCGCTCTCAGTATTTTGAGGGAGTGCTCACCTGCAACACACACGACACACTGGAGTCCATCATCAACAGACTGGTGGAGGCAGAG gtGCACAGGCTGGTGGTGGTTGATGAGCAGGAGGTGGTGAAGGGCATCGTCTCTCTCTCAGACATCCTCCAGGCACTGGTTCTCACTAATGAAGAAGCAGACTAA
- the LOC110528119 gene encoding GTP-binding protein Rheb, with amino-acid sequence MPQPKYRKIAVIGYRSVGKSSLTIQFVEGQFVDSYDPTIENTFNKMVSVNGQDFNLQLVDTAGQDEYSIFHQSHSMDIHGYVLVYAVTSMKSFEVVQVLHDKLLDMVGKIQVPTVLVGNKKDLHMERVIKPEEGKKLAHSWGAAFMESSAKENETAVEVFKRIILEMERADGNVPSEDKKCAVM; translated from the exons ATGCCTCAACCAAAATACAGGAAGATTGCTGTGATTGGGTACAGATCTGTTG GAAAGTCTTCTCTCACAATACAGTTCGTGGAAGGACAGTTTGTAGATTCATATGACCCTACCATTGAAAACA CCTTCAACAAAATGGTGTCTGTCAACGGTCAAGATTTCAATCTTCAGTTGGTCGATACTGCTGGTCAG GACGAGTACTCTATTTTCCATCAGTCTCATTCAATGGACATCCATGGTTATGTCTTGGTCTACGCAGTAACCTCCATGAAAAG TTTTGAAGTTGTTCAGGTTCTTCATGACAAGCTGCTAGATATGGTTGGGAAAATACA GGTGCCAACTGTTCTTGTTGGAAATAAAAAAGATCTCCACATGGAAAG ggtGATCAAaccagaggaagggaagaagcTGGCCCACTCATGGGGAGCAGCATTCATGGAGTCTTCTGCCAAGGAAAACGAG ACCGCTGTAGAGGTATTCAAGCGGATCATTCTGGAGATGGAGAGGGCGGATGGGAACGTTCCCTCAGAGGATAAAAAGTGTGCCGTGATGTAA